In Balearica regulorum gibbericeps isolate bBalReg1 chromosome 2, bBalReg1.pri, whole genome shotgun sequence, one DNA window encodes the following:
- the C2H6orf62 gene encoding uncharacterized protein C6orf62 homolog, producing MGDPNSRKKQALNRLRAQLRKKKESLADQFDFKMYIAFVFKDKKKKSALFEVSEVIPVMTNNYEENILKGVRDSSYSLESSLELLQKDVVQLHAPRYQSMRRDVIGCTQEMDFILWPRNDIEKIVCLLFSRWKGSDEPFRPVQAKFEFHHGDYEKQFLHVLSRKDKTGIVVNNPSQSVFLFIDRQHLQTPKNKATIFKLCSICLYLPQEQLTHWTVGTIEDHLRPYMPE from the exons ATGGGGGACCCAAACTCCCGGAAGAAACAAGCTCTGAACAGACTTCGTGCTcagcttagaaagaaaaaagaatctttaGCTGACCAGTTTGACTTCAAGATGTACATTGCCTTTGTGTTCAAAGACAAG aagaaaaagtcaGCGCTTTTTGAAGTGTCTGAAGTGATACCAGTCATGACCaataattatgaagaaaatatccTGAAAGGTGTGCGGGATTCCAGCTATTCTTTGGAAAGTTCCTTAGAGCTTCTGCAGAAGGATGTAGTACAGCTTCATGCACCCCGCTACCAGTCTATGCGCAGG GATGTGATTGGCTGTACCCAGGAGATGGACTTCATTCTTTGGCCTCGCAATGATATTGAGAAGATAGTCTGTCTCCTGTTTTCTCGGTGGAAGGGATCTGATGAACCCTTTAGGCCTGTTCAG GCCAAGTTCGAATTTCATCACGGTGACTatgaaaaacagtttctgcACGTTCTGAGCCGAAAGGACAAGACTGGAATTGTTGTCAACAACCCTAGCCAGTCAGTGTTTCTCTTCATTGACAGACAGCACTTGCAG ACTCCAAAAAACAAAGCTACAATCTTCAAGTTATGCAGCATCTGCCTGTACCTGCCACAGGAGCAGCTCACTCACTGGACGGTTGGTACCATAGAGGATCACCTCCGTCCTTACATGCCAGAGTAA